GTAAATTTCACAATTTCAGATTGAGTTTAGATTGAGGTAtgaattttctctcttctctactttccctctctctctctctagaatctttctttttctagaaACTGCAAATATTATGTCTTGCACCATTATGTTATATAACAAATCTCTCTCTagaatctttctctctctaaatattCAAGTTTCTTTTAATGAAGTTTGATAATATAGCTGTTTATTGTATATCCTCATTTCTATTGACATTGTAGCCACTCTAGCATACATCTTGTTTTGATTTATGTGATAAATTAGTTATGTGttacaaataaaatatcatatctaCATTCTTTTctaaaagttttgtttttggtttggtAATGGGCCTGTTCCAAAATCAATTTTGTTCTTCATCCAATTACTGTTAAAATCATTACCTACAAATTGTTAGTGAACTTGTACTTCTTGTCTGACTTCAAATTCTGCAGCTTTATAAAAGTGAAGTAGAAGACATAATTCAACTTTTTGATCTTTCTGTTATTCCCAAGAACCATTCTTTGAACTTCTTTATTGTATACACGAAGTGATTCTTTGTATTCTTTGCTCACAGACTTTCACTTTCATTGATGTGAAAGAGATAATAActgttttctttcatttattgtCTAGTTTCCTTGAAGTATCTCTTAGTAATTGATGGTTTCTTGCAGGCTCCTAATAATAGGGCTAGATGTTTGAGGttctttagaaattttttggatattctgaatttttttatgtttcttgaATTACTTTTAATCTGAGagttcttctcttcttttttctttttttccctaaaaaaaagagttgttctcttttttttgtaaatactTTTGTTAAATTTAGTTGTATTACATGGAAATATAATTTGATTTACAATTAATATTATGCTAAACAGGGTGTATGTGCATTTGCTTATGAAAAATTTGCTGAGGCTCATTTTAAATTCTTCTGTAGAATTTGAAGTTCCAGTTACTTTTGCTGAAGAATCCTTGGAATTTGTTAGCAGTATGTCTGAATCAGATGTCCATGAAAAGGTCTCCTCTTCAGCTTCAGGAGATAAACCATATGAAGATGGACAAAACTTTCAAGATTTAGCACCAGAAGGTGATGAGGAATTAAGGGATCCAGGAGGAGCTGCATCAAGTTCTAGTGGCAATGAAAGCTCTGTGTCTCCAGCATCAGTTCAAACGGTTGCTGATCCCATTTCATCCATCTTAGCTGAAGTGCATCATGTCTGTCAGGATATCAAATCTTACATATTGGGGCGCCAACTGCAGAGCACGAAGCAAGAGTTGCAGGGAGGCAGTGGAACTACTGATAAGTTGCCTTCATCTACTAATTCTTCTGTTTGTGCTTGTGGTGGTGCTGACTGCATTGAAGCTCACAACATTCGGGAATGGCTTCAGACATCAAAATGGGACAATGTGTTGCAGAAACTTGTTCTTACGCTTGGAGTGACTTGTTTGGGACTTGGTCACGCTTATAAGGATAATGGCGAGTTACTTCAGGCTTTGAAGGTTATAGAATCGGCATGTTATATTTGTGCATCAATGCCTCAGCATCTTGAAGACACAAAGTTCATTTCCCCAGTGGTCAGTGAAAGTAATGAAAAGACAATACCATACAGTGTTGGTGCGAAAGATGATAAATCCAGCTCTGCAGATGATTCTCTTACTTTTGGGAAATCTTATTCTACTGAAATTTTCTGGTCCACTGCATGGATGCTAGTTGGAGATGTTTATATTGAGTTCAAGAATTGCAGTTCATGTTCCTTGGAAGATTGCATCTGCCTGAGTGACAGGGCAAGCAGTGGTAGTAGTGCAAGCACTAGTGGTCCTCCCAATGCCAAAACTTGCTCAGAAGCTtgtgaaagaaaacaaagaaagatatTGCATGCTAAGGGCAGTCCTTACTCACTCTTGGGAGACCCTGAAGATGACTCTGTTCATCACCAAATGCATGGGATATTTAAGTACCTTCGGggtcctttttttaaaaatgaagtaTATAATTATTCAGATGCCCTAAGCTGTTATGGAGAAGCTAGAAAGGCATTGGTTGGACTTCCATCTGATTCAGCAAAACTACAACTTTTGGTCAACAAGGAAAAGTGGGTTCGCGACGCACTAGAGGAAATCAGGCTTAGCAGAGAAGCATTGAGCCAATCTATTAATTGGTTGTTACAGCAAAATTTATGATGACACCAACAATGCATGACAAGCACGCATTGTGGACATCGTACTCAGAAACTTATCTGTTATCTCCATAGTTTctgtttttaaaacatttttcgTTTTAGGTAGAAAGCTCAAACGGTTTTATGGATAGTTAAACATTACTTGGTACGCTATTCTGTATTGATTGCCTATATCATTGAGAGGAAGATTTTGACGATGAATGTATAGCACTTTCAGATATTCATTTTGATTGTCAGATTACACATTACAGCATCATATAAAGGTTGCTTAAGATGAGAAAAATCAACATATAAGCTTGAAAAAGATCGACACAATTTGAATGAGGTTTTGAGATAACATTTTActttaaaagttttaattaGGAATGTTCACATGCCCCTTCCTCGGTTTCTCCATTGATTTATGGGATGCTAGCAGAATGTCATGAGCTTAGGAATGTAGTGTTCTCTCATGTGAGACGACAAGGCAATAGGCCTGCCCATTTGTTAGCTAAACAAGCTTTTGGCTTGGTTGATTTCTCAACTTGGATAGAGGAGTGTCCTTGTTTCCTAGAAAAAGCTTTTATCCATGAtgtttttgtattgttatttttgtaaataaagtttagtctttttaatttttttttaaaaaccttacTAATGAACTGTTGCAGAAGTTGGATGGACCAGGACTTTGGGGTGAATTcacataattttaattatttcacaattatttatttatatatttatattgcctttgttctaaaaaaaaaatttatccacTTGTAGTTGAAGTGAGTCATGTGACTTATTGGATGGTCTTGTAAATTAATACATAGTGGGTTGAAGAGGATTCCTCCAAACTGATTTTTGTTTGACTTTTGGTTGATCTAATGTTGTCACCCAAGTTTTTAAGACCTCACAATTTTACGTatcattatttaatatataattttaattgaatttagttTCCATATTATATTTAAACCATTCATTAGAATATgcacaaaatttaattacaaaatttgttgtagttttattaaatatcttcttctttttttttttgagaaacaaatatctttttattagatgtgaattttgacaaatctaccattaaattacatattcttcttcttccttttttttattttttatttttttatacaagataaaaattctactctaacttaatctaagtgtatatgtgtgtgaatctcccTCTAAACACTTAAACTTCGGccaaacatttatacttgtagagtgaccatcgcaccaagggtgtgcggtggtaattacatattatatatttttcttatatccttcatacttgcaaaatttctagaaaattaatgatcaatagttatttcatcaataaattgtttaaattgcaaatttttgtagtttgaaattatgcataaaatataaacttataaatcatatagtatataatatttgattaatacaaaatttgacatatatattaagagaataaaaaacatGCACTTCAAtgatttgattttcaaaatatgtaataatatttaataattaccataattattaatttataattaaggaaaaatagaaagaaaatatattatattttgttaaattttcaaGTGCATTGAAGGAATTATcaaccaattatatatatatatatatatatatatatatatatgggtccAGTTAATATATGCCCTTAAAGCACACATTAATCATCTATTTTAGAAAACATTttatgggaaattaaaaaaactgtcaaaaaagttgataagtttttcatttttccataaaagttttctaaaatgatttacTAATGTATGTCATAAGGTCACATGTTAgtaaaaccatatatatatatatatatatatataattgaagatGTTTGTCTTTTGGTCAACTTTATCATATTTTGGCACTTAAGTTTTTGGAACCTCACAAATCTTACATgtcattattcttattttttaaattaattttaaatttaaggaGAATCTTGACACATCATATTATCTGTGGGCCCGGGGAATTTGAGGTCCCGACCCACTTTACATTAACGGCCCAAGACCCAAACTGAGGAgacctattgccgaggacgatctcacgctcagcATCTCACAAGACACCTAAAGAAAAAGGACGAGTTTAATGCAAGGACAAGACAAGtgaaaaagttgtcaatacTGTAATAAAGAACTCTGCGTCTAACAGGCCCATGCTCTCCACCATGCTATTCAACTTTTACGTCTACTCTCAACCActttaggtatgggctgataggacaagtctccaTCTCAGAAGGCagaacttacacgtggacattACAAGGGAAGTAACTACTAGTATAAAATGGAAGAAGAACCAAGGTGGAAGGAGATCCCTTGGGGGGGATGAAGTCCTAGAAAAGGGAGAATGAAAAGAACActaagctcctcggacggggtccgaggacaaaaacCCCATAAGTTGCATTGAGGAAAGGTTTTATCAGTCACGCCAAGTCCACCCTCATATGAGCTATCATAAAAACCACGATTAGACCGCTGTCCAGTGATCAAGgtccagcctttcaagcccacactctacaaattatattgttcgggcctttTTACAtgcgagcccaatgtcattttTGGATCGtgaataatcgtgtccctacattaTCTTTTAAAGGTATGATATATAATTACGTATACAAACAAAATCATACTAAATATTTAGTGATATACTTCTTACCttgtacaaaataaaaataaaacaattccTTATGGTAGAATATTTAATTTGGCATAAAAATATACTCGTAATAAatactttttaatatatattttttaataattcaatagctGAAAATGAGGCTCTTCGTTTATTAATAGctctttttaataattaaattttatatttaggggaaaaaaaaagcatgttACATTAAACTTTTCCGACACATAGATTGTTAAACAAAAATGGGCCATTAAgacaaaatagtaaaaaaaaaaaaaaacaaaaaaggtttCTAGTTGGTTCTGAAAATTTCTAGACTCTAGTAGAAGATGATGgaggtggcggtggtggtgcCCCAACTGACTAGTTTTAGAGGCACGCACTTAGTTGAAGTTGAAATTAGAGACcacaaatacatacatacatagtGAAGAGAAATATTATACTaccaattagagagagaaatggcGAAATCGGAGGGAGAGCTTCAGTGCGTGGGAAAACTTGAAGTGGTTAGGCCAAATTCAAGTTCAAAACCCGTCGGTTTCCTCTGCGGTTCTATCCCTGTTCCCACCGACAATtccttccatgctttcaattcCTCCGCACTCGTTCCTTCGCTCCACCACacgtactctctctctctcgtttaattttgaattttgaattgttgattttttatttttgtattgacacaaatatatatacacacagagTGAGTGCTCCGCGATATCGGATGCTTCCGACGGAGACGGATCTGAATTCGCCGCCAATTCTTACGAATTCAAAACCTACTACTGCCACCGGAGGTACCTAATTCAGTCACAATTATATTACCGCATTGTATTGGCGCTagaatattaactaataatatagACACGGTTCAAAACTCTACATACTATATATTGGAAATGCCAAATGCCACCAAAAAATATGAATGCATTTGCTTATTTTCGGTAGTATTTGCATATTGTTTATCAAAAGATATATagtttttggtcatttatttgtttaatgtGTTACGAAAACCTAAAAtgtagcttcttttttttttttttttgataagtagtaataaaagttttattgaaGAAGAATTACTTCATACAGAAGAATGAAATAGCTAAAAAGATATgtacaaacaacaaaaacagataaaggaaaaaaatattatgtacaATTAAAAATGGAAATCTATAAACAACTGAATGGAATCACTAGAAGTGAATCCTCAAGCTcaagaccaatcaaaaaaaGTCCCTGTATACAATGCTATGAGCTGGTATTTGAATGCTCTTAAAAGCTAGATTATTTgcaaagcaaaaagaaaaagaaaactatccACTTATACATCTCAATGTTGTCATTTTTggccttaatatatatatatatatatacttttcttAAAAGCATGTATAGACTGATGAGAATCTACAGATTTATAAACTCCAGAAACAGTTTGCTGCAGAGGCAAAGTTTCCTTTTTTTGCCATGATTCATATGCATACAGCTTTATACCAATACTACCTCCTTCGATTCTATCTTTTTGGGATGTATATACATTCGACATTCAATTTTGCATTTACTTCTAGCAAAACTATAGCCCCATCACCTATCACTAACCTCACAAAGTCATTAGTAAGCGTACTTAAAAAATACTGTGGAGAGCCGTTGTGGGACTCCCGAGTAATTATTCACTGCACTGGGAGTCTAGGGGGTCACATCAGCAATTCCCAGTGGTCCTCCCACCCAATAATATTGTGCCATGTGTGACAATTTGTTGAGTCGAATCCTAGTCATCAATCCTGTACATTTCCCTTTCACTTGCTGGTGCATATAATTGCAAATGTTTTCCTGCAATGGTGTGAGTCGCTTTTGTGGTCTCTGTAACAATATCTATCATCTGATGTTTGAACTACTGTGTTAATGTAAACAGCATTCgaataattcttttaatattttaattttcttcttttatgaaTCAGATATATTCAATAgtattttacttataaaaaaaaacttatatctGATGGTATTATTTTGGTGCTCATACTTGGCAGGTTTACCATGGGAAGGTGGTGCTGTTGCATCAAATCTTTCTAGGAAATGTGAGGCCCTTGCAGTATCTGGTTTAGTTGAGTATGGGGATGAGATAGATGTGATTGCTCCAGCTGACATTCTGAAGCAAATCTTTAAAATGCCTTATTCCAAGGCTCGATTATCAATTGGAGTCCATCGTATTGGACAGACGCTTGTGCTGAATACTGGGTGGGTTATTGCATATACTGCTTTGTTTGTCATCCTATTACATATTAATCCCTTTAAGATTGGATTTGTTGTCAATTTGGTCATTGAAGTTTAGATTTGGTCAATTTAGCTCTAAAGTTGTGGTCAGTTTCATCCATCTGTCCATATCTGTCAACATTGTCCAAGCTAAAATGTCATAACGATGCCATCTTTTTAGCCCAAAAAATGGCCATTTGACACTAGAATATCGATATAAAAaaactttagaattttttttttaatttttagtttactagaaaagagaaaaataatttaaattctcttTTTGGTCCCCTAGTTCCATGAAGTCTTGGCCATCATATCTAACCAAACTTCCTTCAACATGGCATAATGTTAGCCACTtcagaacataaaaaataaaaactatagtAGTAAAGATGGTAAAACCAATCCAAATGATCATCATTGCTCCAAATTTGTTATTGGACCCCACCAAACCTTGGTAGAGAAATCCCATTTCACTTCTCAATACCAACCCAACTTCCCAGAAATTCCATATGATCACCTCAAATCCAATCCAAAACTAACCAACTGAAACCTTGGTTTTCATGATTGGTTGCAGCCCAATTGGCAACTTAGCTGTTGATACCCTTGCCAAAGGCAGTGTTGAGGTGTACCTCATCAAGTGCAAGTTTGACAAAGCTAGAACCTATAGCTGAGCCATCCCAGTTAGCATGGTGGGCAAGTTCGAGCTCCCATTCAACATCCTAGATTGCCAAGTCACTAAAATGAAGATGATTTGTCACGACGCAAAGAAAGTGGTGGCTACATCTGCCTAAAAATACTAGTTAAGTTATAATTGGAGCTCCTTGTAGCCTCTTATATAGTACACACTCGATGTGAATCTGTACATGCCCACACACAAACACTCATTCAATTCAGTCTAATCTGATCCATACAATCTGGGGTATTACATTCTCTCCTACTTAAATGCTTGATGTCCTCATTAGGGCCTGAGTTGCTCTGTAGTGCCCCCAAGCTACATGAGGTCAATGTAGAGCAAGAGGAtctttcagatttgattttgaaGTTATCTAATTTGAGGCAAGGCGAGAATtgtttttcccccttttctaaaagaaagtaaaaataaaaataatattcgATCCACGCTCACCGCAAAtgattatttaaaatctatcaaaaaaaattaaaaataatataattttctgAATTACTGATACTGATATTCTAGTGCCACAatgcccttttttttaataaataaatgaatttcttcatcatctaatggGAGCAAGGTAAAAGGATTTAAACAAAAGTACTAGAAGTCTAgaatagatttcaataattttctGGGTTTCTAATTTTAACTCTCAAAAATCAACAACTTTTGAGTATTGAGTTTCTGAGAAACAAACAGCTCTTaacatctattttattttttaaagtgcAGGCCTGATGTTGAAGAGGGGGAAAAGTTTATTAGAAGACATAATCAATCAAAATGTGCAGACcaatctttatttttgaattttgccATGCATTCAGTTAGAATGGAGGCTTGTGATTGTCCTCCAACTCATCATGTCCCATCACAGGAGCAATCAAACTCTTCTGTACTTCCTGGAAGAAGTACAACTCATTTTATGGGGAAGAGTGATAGTGTTGTTCAAGATGAAGGATTCAATTCTTTTTCTGACTACCCACAAGTTAAACAGGATGGCCTTCTTTGGGAAAATAAGAAGAATAACAGAAGTAAAGGGCATCATCCTGCCAAAAAGGTTTCACAAGTTGGCGAGAAGCCTAGGAGCTCAATGCAAGAGTCTGAAAAACATAGAAGAGTCAGTAATGATGAGTTTTTAAGGGTTTTGTTTTGGCAGTTCCACAATTTTCGTATGCTCTTGGGCAGTGACTTACTTCTGTTCAGTAACGAAAAATACGTTGCTGTAAGCTTGCATTTGTGGGATGTTACACGACAGGTGGGAAGTGAACTtctgaaatatattttttttttcttgattttgttctTCACAAATTTCATTATGCTTTACATCAATGTTTTCACAGGTCACTCCATTAACTTGGCTTGAAGCTTGGCTTGACAATGTCATGGCGAGTGTGCCTGAGTTGGCCATCTGTTATCATGAAAATGGTGTTGTTCAAGGTTATGAGCTTCTGAAAACAGATGATATTTTTCTATTGAAAGGAATCTCTGAGGACGGCACTCCTGCTTTTCATCCTTATGTTGTCCAGCAAAATGGCCTTTCTGTTTTGAGGTTCCTTCAAGAAAACTGCAAGCAGGATCCTGGCGCTTATTGGGTACTGTCATGATTTATATTTACTTTCCTTTAAATGTGAACTACCTTCTAATAATGAATGCTTTAACCATGGATATGATGTTGGAAATAGACTGATTTATATTTACTTTCCTTTTTAAAAGTGAACTACCTTCTAATAATGAATGCACTAACCATGGATATGATGTTGGAAATAGACTGATTTATATCATCCTTCAATTCGAATATGTAGAATTAATCTCCTTGTATAATGTGATCTAAATTTGAATGAATCCACTTATCCTTGAGTCAATTAGTGATCTGAAAAtccacataaatttttaatatcttagaACTTTCTTTATGCCAAAAtgaagattttaaaatttttctttatgccaaaatgaataaaatgtatTGGAATTATAAAATGGAAATCAGTGAAAAGTTCCTTATTTGTGATTCAAATCTGTCAACTatgtttttttataagtatataTTTGGAACACCAGgaagagaagatgaagaaattGTGGCAAAGGAGCATGATCTTCAAGAGATCTCACATatagttatttttaattttactaaTGACCACTGATACACTAAAACCAAAGATACTAATAATCATGATGAAGCCGACAAGGCAGCTTTGATACTTGATAATAGCATAGCTGTACATATTCTCTATCTggaattttcttatatttgtatAAATCATCTTCTACTAGGTAATTGTGATAGGGATACCTCCTTATcaaattatttggttttttgtgtCTCATAGTTATAAGAAATATACATATAGTTGTTTGTTATAATCCTAATTAATAGATTTTTGTAATGAATtagttatatttatataataaaagattatatgtatattattttctaaagGAATCTTTTTGGTTTGGTATTGGGtctatccaaaataaattttttcttcatgcatttaatgttaaaattgtTGGTGAGCTTGTTCTTCTTGTCTGACTTCAATTTTTGCAGCTTTATAAAAGTGCTGGCGAAGATGTAATTCAACTTTTTGATCTTTCTGTCATTCCCAAGAACCATTCTTCCAATGATTGTGATGATGCCTCAAGCTCCCTACCTACTCTATTGCATACGCGAAGTGATTCCTTGTATTCATTAGGGACTCTCCTGTACCGAATTGGTCACAGGCTTTCGCTTTCAATGGTGGGAAAGAGATAATAActgttttcttttatatgttgCCTAGTAGCCTCAAAATAGCTCTTACAAATTGACGGTTTGTTGCAGGCTCCTAATAATAGGGCCAGATGTGTGAGGTTCTTTAGAAAATGTTTGGATTTTCTGGATGAGCCAGATCATCTGGTATGTTTATTGAGTTACTTTTATTCTAAGAGTTGTActcttttttgtaatttgttaAATTTGGTTATATTACATTGGAAATATAATGTGATTTACATTTAATATTATGCTAAACAGGTTGTGCGTGCATTTGCTCATGAACAATTTGCGAGGctcattttaaattatgatgAAGAGCTGGATTTGACATCTGAATCTCTTCCTGTAGAATCCGAAGTTACAGTTACTGATGCTGAGGAAGAATCCTTGGACTTTGTTAGTGATATTTCTGAATCAATTTTCCATGAAAGGGTCTTCTCTTCAGTTGTAGGTGACAAACCATATGAAGATGGACAAAGTTATCAAGATTTAGTATCAGAAGTTTCTGTGAAGATGGAGGAAAATTTATCTGCTTCCCGGAATTTGATAGCAGCAGGTGACAAGGAACAAAGGGATCCAGATGGAGCTGCACCAAGTTCCAGTGGTGATGAAAGCTTCGCAGTGTGCAAGGTGTCTCCAACACCAGTTCAAACTGTTGCTGATCCCATTTCTTCAAAGTTAGCCGCAGTGCATCATGTCTCTCAGGCTATCAAGTCTCTTAGATGGATGCGCCAACTGCAGAGCACTGAGCTACGGCTGGAGGAAGTCAGTGAAACTAATGATAAGTTGCCTTCATCTATTCCTTTTTCTGTTTGTGCTTGTGGTGATGCTGACTGTATTGAAGTTTGCGACATTCGGGAATGGCTTCCAACATCAAAATTGGACCATAGGTTGTGGAAACTTGTTCTTTTGCTTGGGGAATCTTATTTGGCACTTGGTCAAGCTTATATGGAGGATGGCCAGTTACATCAGGCTTTGAAGGTAGCAGAATTGGCATGTTCTGTTTATGGATCAATGCCCCAGCATCTTGAAGACACGAGGTTCATTTCCTCAATGATCAGTTGCTCATCATGGCAGAAAAAATTCAGTGAAAGAAATGAAAACACAAGATCATACAGCGTTGATGAGAAAGATGACTTATCCAACTCTGCAGATGATTCTCAAACTCTTGAACAATCCTCTTCCACTTACCTTTTCTGGGCCAAGGCATGGACACTAGTTGGAGATGTTTATGTTGAGTTCCATATAATAAATGGAAAAGAGATCTCAAAACAGGCAGAGAGGAAATCCAGTAGTAGACAATTGAGAATGTCTTCTGAGGTGGCTACGGAAGTTAAAAGGCTCAAGAAGAAGCTGGTGCAGCATAACCAGAATTGCAGTTCATGTTCCTTGGTAAATTGCAGCTGCCAGAGTGACAGGGCAAGCAGTGGTAGTAGTGCCAGCAGTAGCAATGCAGATATGAGCTCAGTAGCTTATGGCAGAAAACAATCAAAGAAACCACATGCTAAGGGCACAGCCTACTCACTTTTGGGAAACCCTGAAGATGACTGTGTTCATCACCAAATGCATTATAAGAAAAATTCTGATATTGAGTGTCTTCAGCACAGCAGAGGTGATAAAAGCCGAAAAGAAGATTCTTACACTGATGGGGTAAAACCTTTGGGGACTAATTCCAAAAAAGTGGAGGGTTTTTTGGAGACGCGTGATGTAGGCTCCACAGTCTTATCTCAAACTGAAACAGCTCCTAGAGAAACACCTAAAGTGAAAATTGGTGGGATATTTAAGTACCTTGGGGGTCCTTTAGTTAAAGATGCAGAGCATAATCTTTTAGCTGCCCTAAGCTGTTATGAAGAAGCTAGAAAGGCATTGGGTGGACTTCCATCTGGTTCAATAGAATTACAGTTTGTAGTCAAGAAGAAAGGGTGGGTTTGTAACGAACTAGGTCGTAACAG
This DNA window, taken from Quercus robur chromosome 2, dhQueRobu3.1, whole genome shotgun sequence, encodes the following:
- the LOC126713455 gene encoding uncharacterized protein LOC126713455: MAKSEGELQCVGKLEVVRPNSSSKPVGFLCGSIPVPTDNSFHAFNSSALVPSLHHTVSAPRYRMLPTETDLNSPPILTNSKPTTATGGLPWEGGAVASNLSRKCEALAVSGLVEYGDEIDVIAPADILKQIFKMPYSKARLSIGVHRIGQTLVLNTGPDVEEGEKFIRRHNQSKCADQSLFLNFAMHSVRMEACDCPPTHHVPSQEQSNSSVLPGRSTTHFMGKSDSVVQDEGFNSFSDYPQVKQDGLLWENKKNNRSKGHHPAKKVSQVGEKPRSSMQESEKHRRVSNDEFLRVLFWQFHNFRMLLGSDLLLFSNEKYVAVSLHLWDVTRQVTPLTWLEAWLDNVMASVPELAICYHENGVVQGYELLKTDDIFLLKGISEDGTPAFHPYVVQQNGLSVLRFLQENCKQDPGAYWLYKSAGEDVIQLFDLSVIPKNHSSNDCDDASSSLPTLLHTRSDSLYSLGTLLYRIGHRLSLSMAPNNRARCVRFFRKCLDFLDEPDHLVVRAFAHEQFARLILNYDEELDLTSESLPVESEVTVTDAEEESLDFVSDISESIFHERVFSSVVGDKPYEDGQSYQDLVSEVSVKMEENLSASRNLIAAGDKEQRDPDGAAPSSSGDESFAVCKVSPTPVQTVADPISSKLAAVHHVSQAIKSLRWMRQLQSTELRLEEVSETNDKLPSSIPFSVCACGDADCIEVCDIREWLPTSKLDHRLWKLVLLLGESYLALGQAYMEDGQLHQALKVAELACSVYGSMPQHLEDTRFISSMISCSSWQKKFSERNENTRSYSVDEKDDLSNSADDSQTLEQSSSTYLFWAKAWTLVGDVYVEFHIINGKEISKQAERKSSSRQLRMSSEVATEVKRLKKKLVQHNQNCSSCSLVNCSCQSDRASSGSSASSSNADMSSVAYGRKQSKKPHAKGTAYSLLGNPEDDCVHHQMHYKKNSDIECLQHSRGDKSRKEDSYTDGVKPLGTNSKKVEGFLETRDVGSTVLSQTETAPRETPKVKIGGIFKYLGGPLVKDAEHNLLAALSCYEEARKALGGLPSGSIELQFVVKKKGWVCNELGRNRLARKEMNRAEDVFADAIDAFRAVSDHTNIILINCNLGHGRRALAEEMVSKIETLKTHAIFRNAYNQALETAKLEYSESLRYYGAAKLELNSITEEADSVTSNLRNEVYTQFAHTYLRLGMLLAKEDVTAEVYENGALEDTHVGYTSSSERKGRKESRKHEISANDAIREALSVYESLGELRKQEAAYAYFHLGCYQRDCCLKFLESDHKKSNLSKAENSILQRVKQYASLAERNWQRAMDFYGPQTHPSMYLTILIERSALSLSLSGLLHSNTMLESALSRMLEGRHLSDKDSDSFRISYPEIHEKFWRQLQMLLKKILAMTISASANKSASVSQPNPVSNRSGDAEKLRELYKMSLKFTDMSQLHVMHALWTS